The following proteins are encoded in a genomic region of Sphaeramia orbicularis chromosome 2, fSphaOr1.1, whole genome shotgun sequence:
- the LOC115431673 gene encoding 2-oxoglutarate receptor 1-like, with protein MANKSDNCTNVDELMKRYYLPVCYGIIFVGGLVGNTTGLFIYVTKLRPWQSSSIIMINLALTDLLYVLSMPFFVYYYNNGDSWALGEFMCRFVRFGFHFNLYGSILFLTCIAVFRYVVVVRPLWAVQVQQKCWGIVACTVVWIIAAAEITPMLIVIDMKEQDNQTYCLDFASTIDVNDVRLYSWLLTLFGFLLPLVVVFMCYIGIVRQLANGPITSSSCRKRARRVTVLILVVFVVCFMPYHILRALRIETRNMSHLSCTVEDIVHAAYIISRPVAGFNTFFNLALYTLSGDKFRRAFISTFCCKCSLNQSRSLVNLAIISKTGSDAPAE; from the coding sequence ATGGCCAACAAAAGTGACAACTGTACCAACGTGGATGAGCTGATGAAGCGCTATTACCTGCCTGTCTGCTACGGCATCATCTTCGTCGGAGGCCTCGTGGGCAACACAACCGGCTTATTCATCTACGTGACCAAACTGCGTCCATGGCAGAGTAGCAGCATCATCATGATCAACCTGGCACTGACCGACCTCCTCTACGTCCTCAGCATGCCTTTCTTTGTCTACTACTACAACAACGGAGACTCGTGGGCGCTCGGCGAGTTCATGTGCCGCTTCGTGCGCTTCGGCTTTCATTTCAACCTATACGGGAGCATCCTTTTCCTGACGTGCATCGCCGTTTTCCGATACGTGGTTGTGGTTCGGCCTCTGTGGGCGGTGCAGGTGCAGCAGAAGTGTTGGGGCATCGTCGCGTGCACTGTTGTGTGGATTATCGCCGCCGCTGAAATCACACCCATGCTGATTGTGATTGACATGAAAGAGCAAGACAACCAGACCTACTGCCTGGACTTCGCTAGCACCATAGATGTCAACGATGTGCGACTTTACAGCTGGTTGCTCACTCTGTTCGGATTCCTACTCCCCCTAGTGGTAGTGTTCATGTGCTACATCGGCATAGTGAGGCAGCTGGCCAATGGGCCCATCACCAGCAGCTCGTGTCGGAAGAGGGCACGTCGGGTGACTGTGCTGATCCTGGTGGTGTTTGTCGTGTGTTTCATGCCGTATCACATCTTGCGTGCTTTGCGGATTGAAACGCGCAACATGTCACACCTGTCGTGCACCGTGGAAGATATAGTGCATGCGGCGTACATCATCTCCAGGCCTGTGGCTGGATTTAACACATTCTTTAACCTGGCTCTGTACACACTTTCAGGTGATAAGTTCAGGAGAGCATTCATTAGCACCTTCTGCTGTAAGTGTTCACTGAATCAGAGCCGATCGTTGGTCAACCTGGCCATTATCAGCAAGACAGGCAGCGATGCGCCTGCTGAGTGA